Proteins encoded together in one Hevea brasiliensis isolate MT/VB/25A 57/8 chromosome 16, ASM3005281v1, whole genome shotgun sequence window:
- the LOC110656059 gene encoding serine/threonine-protein kinase BSK7 — protein MGCECSKLSACCWTSEFDGSIPEGQNEENEERKEVDELPAFREYTIETLKMATSGFAVENIVSEHGEKAPNVVYRGKFENQRRIAVKRFNRSAWPDARQFLEEARAVGQLRNHRLANLLGCCCEGDERLLVTEFMPNDTLAKHLFHWETQPMKWAIRLRVALHIAQALEYCTSKGRALYHDLNAYRIVFDDEGNPRLSCFGLMKNSRDGKSYSTNLAFTPPEYLRTGRVTPESVMYSFGTLLLDLLSGKHIPPSHALDLIRDRNIQMLTDSCLEGQFTNDDGTELVRLASRCLQYEPRERPNPKSLVAALIPLQKDTEVPSHVLMGIPDGAAPLPLSPLGEACLRMDLTAIHEIIEKIGYKDDEGAATELSFQMWTNQMQETLNSKKKGDVAFRHKDFRAAIECYSQFIEVGTMVSPTVYARRSLSYLMNEMPQEALNDAVQAQVISPIWNIASYLQATALFALGRESEAQAALKEGSTLENNKTTNA, from the exons ATGGGCTGCGAGTGTTCGAAGCTCTCCGCCTGTTGTTGGACTTCTGAGTTTGATGGATCAATTCCCGAGGGCCAAAATGAGG AAAATGAGGAGAGGAAGGAAGTTGATGAGTTGCCTGCATTCCGTGAATACACCATTGAGACGCTCAAGATGGCAACATCTGGATTTGCTGTGGAGAATATAGTTTCTGAACATGGGGAAAAGGCTCCCAACGTGGTTTATAGGGGTAAGTTTGAGAATCAGAGGAGGATAGCCGTAAAACGATTTAATAGATCTGCTTGGCCTGATGCTAGACAGTTTTTG GAAGAAGCAAGAGCTGTTGGTCAGCTTCGGAACCATAGGCTGGCAAATTTACTTGGTTGTTGCTGTGAAGGGGATGAGAGGCTACTTGTTACAGAATTTATGCCCAATGATACATTAGCAAAACACTTATTTCACT GGGAAACGCAACCAATGAAATGGGCAATACGACTTAGGGTGGCTTTACATATAGCACAAGCTCTAGAATATTGTACTAGTAAAGGGCGTGCtctgtatcatgatctgaatgcTTATAGGATTGTTTTTGATGAT GAGGGTAACCCTCGACTTTCATGCTTTGGTCTGATGAAGAACAGCAGAGATGGAAAAAGTTATAGTACAAACCTGGCATTTACTCCTCCTGAGTATCTGAGAACAG GGAGAGTAACACCAGAAAGTGTAATGTATAGCTTCGGTACCCTTTTGCTTGACCTCCTTAGTGGAAAACATATTCCTCCCAGCCAC GCTTTGGACTTAATAAGGGACAGGAATATTCAGATGCTTACTGATTCTTGCTTGGAAGGCCAATTTACAAATGATGATGGGACTGAATTGGTCCGATTAGCCTCTCGATGTTTGCAGTATGAGCCTCGTGAGCGGCCAAATCCAAAGTCATTAGTTGCTGCATTGATTCCACTTCAGAAGGATACTGAG GTTCCTTCTCATGTATTGATGGGTATACCAGATGGTGCTGCACCTTTACCTTTGTCACCCCTCGGTGAGGCTTGCTTAAGAATGGATTTGACTGCCATACATGAGATCATAGAAAAGATTGGATATAAAGATGATGAGGGTGCGGCTACTGAG CTCTCATTCCAAATGTGGACCAATCAGATGCAGGAAACATtaaattcaaagaaaaagggtgatGTTGCCTTCCGGCATAAAGATTTTAGAGCTGCCATTGAATGCTATTCCCAG TTCATTGAGGTTGGAACCATGGTTTCTCCAACTGTCTATGCACGCCGAAGTCTATCTTATCTTATGAACGAAATGCCACAGGAAGCCCTTAATGATGCAGTGCAAGCCCAAGTAATATCCCCTATTTGGAATATTGCATCCTATTTACAGGCAACAGCTCTTTTTGCATTGGGAAGGGAGAGTGAGGCACAAGCAGCTCTTAAAGAGGGATCAACACTTGAAAATAACAAGACAACAAATGCTTGA
- the LOC110656058 gene encoding glutamate--cysteine ligase, chloroplastic: protein MALVSQAGPSCCVPTELTRCKTGQNAVFGVTISMEASKLKETCVRFASLSCNFIKTSWVPREWVKMRRGDQMVVAASPPTEDTVIAAEPLTKEDLVGYLASGCKPKEKWRIGTEHEKFGFELQTLRPMKYEQIADLLNGIAERFDWEKIMEGENIIGLKQGKQSISLEPGGQFELSGAPLETLHQTCAEVNSHLYQVKAVAEEMGIGFLGIGFQPKWGLKDIPVMPKGRYEIMRNYMPKVGSLGLDMMFRTCTVQVNLDFSSEDDMIRKFHAGLALQPIATALFANSPFTEGKPNGYLSMRSQIWTDTDKNRTGMLPFVFDDSFGFEQYVDYALDVPMYFVYRKKKYIDCTGMSFREFMAGKLPCIPGELPTLDDWENHLTTIFPEVRLKRYLEMRGADGGPWRRLCALPAFWVGLLYDEISLQNVLDMIADWTPEERQMLRNKVPKTGLKTPFRDGLLKHVAVDVLKFAKDGLERRGFKEIGFLNEVAEVVRTGVTPAEKLLELYDGKWGQSVDPVFEELLY from the exons ATGGCGCTTGTTTCTCAGGCAGGCCCATCATGTTGTGTTCCCACTGAGCTAACACGCTGTAAAACTGGTCAAAATGCGGTTTTTGGTGTGACTATTAGCATGGAGGCATCTAAACTGAAGGAAACATGTGTTAGATTCGCGTCATTGTCATGTAACTTTATCAAGACGTCTTGGGTTCCAAGAGAGTGGGTAAAAATGAGAAGAGGGGATCAAATGGTTGTTGCTGCAAGCCCTCCTACAGAGGATACAGTGATTGCTGCAGAACCGCTAACAAAAGAGGATCTTGTAGGATATCTTGCCTCTGGATGCAAGCCTAAGGAAAAATGGAG AATAGGTACAGAACACGAGAAGTTTGGATTTGAACTTCAAACTTTACGCCCTATGAAATATGAACAAATAGCAGACTTGCTTAATGGTATTGCTGAGAGATTTGATTGGGAGAAAATAATGGAAGGTGAAAATATTATAGGACTCAAACAG GGAAAGCAGAGCATATCACTAGAGCCAGGTGGTCAGTTTGAGCTTAGTGGTGCACCACTTGAAACTTTGCATCAAACTTGTGCAGAAGTTAATTCACACCTTTATCAG GTGAAAGCTGTTGCAGAGGAAATGGGAATTGGATTCTTAGGAATTGGCTTCCAGCCCAAATGGGGACTTAAAGACATACCCGTTATGCCCAAG GGAAGATATGAGATCATGAGGAATTACATGCCTAAAGTTGGCTCATTAGGACTTGATATGATGTTTAGGACATGCACTGTCCAG GTTAATCTGGATTTCAGTTCTGAGGATGACATGATAAGGAAATTTCACGCTGGTCTTGCTTTGCAGCCG ATAGCAACAGCTCTATTTGCAAATTCACCTTTCACTGAAGGAAAGCCAAATGGTTATCTGAGCATGAGAAG CCAAATTTGGACAGATACTGATAAGAATCGCACCGGCATGCTGCCATTTGTTTTTGATGACTCATTTGG GTTTGAGCAGTATGTTGATTATGCCCTTGATGTTCCAATGTATTTTGTTTATCGGAAGAAGAAGTATATTGACTGCACTGGAATGTCATTCAGG GAGTTTATGGCTGGAAAACTTCCTTGCATTCCTGGTGAATTGCCAACCCTTGATGATTGGGAGAATCACTTAACAACAATTTTTCCTGAG GTCAGATTGAAGCGATACTTGGAAATGAGGGGTGCTGATGGAGGGCCTTGGAGGAGATTGTGTGCATTGCCAGCATTTTGG GTAGGATTGTTGTATGATGAAATCTCACTTCAAAATGTTCTGGATATGATAGCTGATTGGACTCCTGAAGAAAGACAAATGCTTAGGAATAAG GTTCCAAAGACTGGTCTAAAGACACCATTTCGGGATGGATTACTGAAGCATGTTGCTGTAGATGTTCTAAAGTTCGCTAAG GATGGCTTAGAAAGGAGAGGCTTCAAGGAAATTGGGTTCTTGAATGAAGTGGCTGAGGTGGTTAGAACAG GTGTGACACCAGCAGAGAAGCTTTTGGAActgtatgatggaaagtgggggCAATCCGTGGATCCTGTTTTTGAGGAACTACTGTACTAA